The genomic interval TTGTTCAACGTCTTTTTCTGTTTCGTTATGAGGTGTCCAATATAAAATTTCCATCTCATTTACTTTATCAGTTGCTAATGACCGACGGCGATAAGTAATATTTTTTGCATGTGTAAAGCCTTCACGTTTATAAAACCGAAAGCGCTTTTCTGTATCTGTATCTTCATAATCAAGCGGTTCAACTTCAAGTAATATTGGTTTTTTTTGCTGTTTCATTTTGTTAATAAGTTTATGTCCTAGTCCTTGACCTCGCGCATTTTTTGAGACAAATAAATAATCGATCATGATGAACTCTTCTGTTTCGACGTACATCAGGACGTGATGAAGTCCTTCGTCCTTGAAATAAATATTACTCTTTTCTTTTAATAGAGCTTCCATATGCTCCTTAGACTTCATTTCTTCAATAGGAAAGTATTGGTTTAATTTTTCATACCAATTCATAACATAATGTCTCCTTACTTTATTTAAGTACAATTCTGACAACCTGTAACAAGTAACACTTCTTATCAAATTTAAAATTGACTGATTTTATGATTGTTAGGTAAACAACTCAGTATATTATTACCAGTTGAAAGATATTCAATCCAACTAAAAAATTACGGTAATATAAATTTTTTCCAATATAAATCCATAAACATATTGATAATTAACATGGATATGTTATAATGGCTTAGGTGCTTTAGCATCGAACGTTTGTTATCAAGTTTTATATAATGCCAGTCTATATTTTGAATTTTTCTAATTCACTGGCGTGATCATCGGAGTCACAAGGATGAAAGAGAGGTAGGGCTTTCATTGTTTTAGATGAAGGAATGTTAATTTGTGCTAGTAATCTTATGTAAAAGTAATTTAGGTCAAATTATGTATAAATATAGTTAATGGAGTAAATAATTCATGTATTATAAAGAGTTATCACTTCAACATTGGTACTTTTTATAATATGTGAATTTTTTATTTTGTATAGAAGTGATAATGAAGCATATTATTAAATTTTGGAGGTATTATTATGCAAACAACTGGTAAAGTAAAATGGTTTAATGCTGAGAAAGGCTTTGGATTTATCGAAGCTAATGACGGCAACGATGTATTTGTACACTTCAGTGCAATTACTGGTGATGGCTTTAAAACTTTAGAAGAGGGACAAGAAGTTCAATTTGATATCGTTGAAGGTAACCGTGGCCCTCAAGCTGACAACGTTGTAAAGCTGTAATAGGAACATAATAAATAAACTAAACCCGATGTGTAATCTACACATCGGGTTTTTTTATTTGCAGGTTTGTTCAATAAGACAAGTTTTCCCCTTTTATAAGAGAAAATGCCCCATGCCTTCGATCGATACAAAATAATCTATTTGAAAAAACATACGATAGATGATATCAATACATGTTAATGGAATATTAAGTGATGATTTTGCAAAAGTTTCAGCTAAGAGCGTGTAAATCCTTTATATCTACTCCCCTGAAATGTCAATTTTCCTTGATCGTCTTCGACAAGCATACCATATTCTTTCCCGCTAACTTGTAGCTCAATGCGATCACCACTTTCAACTTCAAAGGTAGCATAATAATTTGTACTAGAGCTAGTAGTAGGATGATCATTATGGCTACTAGAACGTCTTCTAACATTCATTCTCTTCGTCACAACAACCGCATTAACAGTTAAGACCGGTTGATTATTATTATGATTCCATTGTTTTACACCCGTTATTGCAGCAAAAATAATAAATCCAAAGACTATTATAAATCCAAATATGACTATATAAGGTATTATTTGGAATAATTCAAAACCTTGTTCAAATCCATTGTTGAATGGCATGTATCTCCCCTCCTTTCGACGACAATTCAAGTAAGAATGAAAAAAATGATGCACATCACATTATAACAAAATCTTTAGAATTCGTTACCAAAAAAGTACATTTGTAGTATCAAACTCTGTAACAAATAATTCCAGTCATTCGTCTAATTGGATGAGGGGGTCAAAATGATGAGAAAAATACTTGTTCTTTTTGTATGTATGTTGATACTTACTTCATGTGGAGGGAAGGAAGATTCAGGAGCAGCTGAAAATAAAGAAACTACTACTGAATCAAGTTTTTCATATAACCAAGCTGCTCCAGTTAGTAAAGAAACTTCTCTTCCTAATGGTGCTACTTATGATGATATGTATTTTGAACATTATGGTACAAATCCGTTCGTTTCAACTGAAGATGATTCACTTTCTACTTTTGCTGTTGATGTAGATACAGGATCTTATAGTGTAGTAAGGAATTATTTATCAAGAGGAACGATGCCACCTAATGATGCTGTAAGAGTTGAGGAATTTGTTAATTATTTCGATTCAAATGTTACTCCACCAGAAAACGAAATATTTTCAGTTCGTGTCGAT from Cytobacillus sp. IB215665 carries:
- a CDS encoding GNAT family N-acetyltransferase, producing MNWYEKLNQYFPIEEMKSKEHMEALLKEKSNIYFKDEGLHHVLMYVETEEFIMIDYLFVSKNARGQGLGHKLINKMKQQKKPILLEVEPLDYEDTDTEKRFRFYKREGFTHAKNITYRRRSLATDKVNEMEILYWTPHNETEKDVEQTIFRSMKKTYENIHTYKDEKFYGQSYQPVDEVLTFQHDNNDSNNSHPDL
- the cspD gene encoding cold-shock protein CspD; this encodes MQTTGKVKWFNAEKGFGFIEANDGNDVFVHFSAITGDGFKTLEEGQEVQFDIVEGNRGPQADNVVKL
- a CDS encoding DUF2500 domain-containing protein, giving the protein MPFNNGFEQGFELFQIIPYIVIFGFIIVFGFIIFAAITGVKQWNHNNNQPVLTVNAVVVTKRMNVRRRSSSHNDHPTTSSSTNYYATFEVESGDRIELQVSGKEYGMLVEDDQGKLTFQGSRYKGFTRS